The sequence below is a genomic window from Flagellimonas marinaquae.
CATCTTTTTGTTTGTTCAATTTTTGAACGACCTCCTTCACCAAGGGGTTGTCCTCAGAATCACCAGAGAAAAATTGAAGATTGTTCTCCAATTGTCGTATTTCCGATTTGACTTCGTCTATTTTACGTTTCACAAAAACACGCTCGTTGCCAATGGCATGGTTATCTTCAGTTTTTGCAAGTTCTTGAACCTTGTTCCCATATTTAAGTAATTCGGATTCTTGTTTGCCAATGCCCAATTTCTTGAAGAGGGCATCGATTATTTTATTGAACTTGCTGTTGATGTGTTTCTTGTTGTATGGAATTCGGCCATATTGTTTCCATTCGGTCAAAAATGCCTTTAGATCTTCTAAATCCTTCTTTTTATCACCACTTAACTGGAATGCCTTAAGGCGGTCCAAACATGCGCTCTTCTTTTTAAAGTTCTCGAATTCCGCATTGTGTTCATCATTCTTTTCGGCGTGTAAACGATCAAAGTAATGATTACAGGCATCCTTAAACTCTTTCCAGATTTTATCGGAATACTTTCTGGGCACATGGCCTATTTTCTTCCAATCGCGCTGGATACGTTTCATTTGCGGGGTAACCTCCGCCCAATCATCACTATCTTTTAAAGAAATCGCCAAATCCAACAATTCTTTTTTCTTTTCCAGATTTACTTGCTGCTCTTTTTTCTGGTTCTTGTAAAAAGCATTTTTGTTCCTATTGAATTTGCGAACGGTTTCCTTAAAATAGCTCCAAGTTTCTTCGTTCACCTTTTGAGGGACCCTGCCAGCTTTAAAGAACGCGTCGCGTAAGGCCTCCACCTCTTTGATCTGTTGTTGGATTCCTCGATGGTTGTTCGCTACATTCTCAGCTATTTGAGCAATGGAAGCGATTATTTCGTGCTTTTTTTCTAGGTTTTTTTCATAGACTTTCTCCAGTTCTTGGAAATGTTCCTGCCTACGTTGGTGCATGGCTTTGGTGGCGTTGCTGAACTTTTCCCAAATTTCCTCCCTATGCTCTTTGGCCACCGGGCCAACATCTTCTTTCCAGATTTTGTGAAGTGTCTGCAATTCCCTGAACGCTTTGTTCAAATCCGGTTCGGCGACCAAAGCTTC
It includes:
- a CDS encoding DUF349 domain-containing protein; the protein is MQENDGKLQHAEGGIEETSENNKGQLEESAQAEPKTTGEVTSESEAKEQPDNESQQATEDDKTDDSNEHLDEIDESNAEDAEDTENEKRHTIPMLDYHSMSMENLVGELQRLVKNEKVQAIHKHVSSIKYEFDQKFQEFLDEKKEEFIAKGGNEIDFRYNSVAKRQFNEVYSDYREKRDQYYKNLDQSLKDNLNKRLNIIEELKGLIDIEEDINTTYNNFKDLQNRWKNAGPVPRANYNDVWRTYHHHMEIFYDFLHLNRELRDLDFKHNLEEKQKLVERAEALVAEPDLNKAFRELQTLHKIWKEDVGPVAKEHREEIWEKFSNATKAMHQRRQEHFQELEKVYEKNLEKKHEIIASIAQIAENVANNHRGIQQQIKEVEALRDAFFKAGRVPQKVNEETWSYFKETVRKFNRNKNAFYKNQKKEQQVNLEKKKELLDLAISLKDSDDWAEVTPQMKRIQRDWKKIGHVPRKYSDKIWKEFKDACNHYFDRLHAEKNDEHNAEFENFKKKSACLDRLKAFQLSGDKKKDLEDLKAFLTEWKQYGRIPYNKKHINSKFNKIIDALFKKLGIGKQESELLKYGNKVQELAKTEDNHAIGNERVFVKRKIDEVKSEIRQLENNLQFFSGDSEDNPLVKEVVQKLNKQKDALQTWKEKMKNLNILEHKLNKESEAEEESDGGEEE